In Deltaproteobacteria bacterium, one genomic interval encodes:
- a CDS encoding type II toxin-antitoxin system PemK/MazF family toxin, with amino-acid sequence MTGSEFGDLVLVPFPFTDQSTTKRRPAVVVSSAAYHRERPDLVILAVTSQLRPVAGVGEALITKWQEAGLLRPSVMKPVLATIERGLVLRTLGRLADEDRAALRRVLAEILGP; translated from the coding sequence ATGACCGGCTCTGAGTTCGGGGACCTGGTCCTCGTCCCCTTCCCCTTCACCGACCAGAGCACCACCAAGCGCCGACCCGCCGTCGTCGTCTCCTCCGCCGCCTACCACCGCGAGCGGCCCGACCTCGTGATCCTCGCCGTCACCAGCCAGCTGCGCCCCGTCGCCGGCGTCGGCGAGGCGCTCATCACGAAGTGGCAGGAGGCCGGGCTGCTCCGGCCCTCCGTCATGAAGCCCGTCCTCGCCACCATCGAGCGCGGCCTCGTGCTCCGTACCCTCGGCCGCCTCGCCGACGAGGACCGCGCTGCGCTGCGCCGCGTGCTTGCCGAGATCCTTGGCCCGTAG
- a CDS encoding DUF2281 domain-containing protein, protein MSQPKRQSDEEQLLAKIRRLPPERVAEVEDFVDFLHGRDEEGRLTRAASQLSEAAFAKAWENPDDADYDRL, encoded by the coding sequence ATGAGTCAGCCCAAGCGCCAGAGCGACGAAGAGCAGCTGCTCGCCAAGATCCGCCGCCTCCCGCCCGAGCGCGTCGCCGAGGTCGAGGACTTCGTCGACTTCCTGCACGGCCGCGACGAGGAGGGGCGACTCACCCGCGCCGCCTCCCAGCTCTCCGAGGCCGCCTTCGCCAAGGCCTGGGAGAATCCCGACGACGCCGACTATGACCGGCTCTGA
- a CDS encoding helix-turn-helix transcriptional regulator, giving the protein MAEAALTLDLTMPRKAQAASAFGERLAELRAERGITQIQLAEMIGSSQRAVSDYETVAEFPTTPVAVALARALEVSADELLGLAPPKKSRASQEDPEARRLRKKFLQVMRLPEKDRRAFIRPVNSLVETKGREATGGAR; this is encoded by the coding sequence ATGGCCGAAGCCGCCCTTACACTCGACCTCACGATGCCGCGGAAGGCGCAAGCAGCGTCTGCGTTCGGAGAGCGGCTCGCCGAGCTGCGCGCCGAGCGGGGCATCACCCAGATCCAGCTCGCCGAGATGATCGGCTCGAGCCAGCGGGCCGTCTCCGACTACGAGACCGTCGCCGAGTTCCCGACCACTCCCGTCGCCGTCGCGCTCGCCCGCGCCCTCGAGGTCTCGGCCGACGAGCTCCTCGGCCTCGCGCCGCCCAAGAAGAGCCGCGCGTCACAGGAAGATCCCGAGGCGCGCCGGCTCCGGAAGAAGTTCCTGCAGGTGATGCGGCTGCCCGAGAAGGATCGCCGCGCCTTCATCCGTCCGGTCAACTCCCTCGTCGAGACCAAGGGCCGCGAGGCCACCGGAGGTGCGCGATGA